A DNA window from Anaerocolumna sp. AGMB13020 contains the following coding sequences:
- a CDS encoding DUF6198 family protein — translation MKKPVFYTELSYILGIILLAFGTAIMEKANLGVSMVVAPAYLVFKKLSLIYTFFTFGMAEYMLQAILLLFMVLLLRKFRVSYLFSFLTAVYYGLVLDVSMRLIARLDRLTPVMGIVFFSGGLLLCAAGVAFMFHTYISPEVYELFVKKVSEKYHIKLSTFKTIYDCTSCLIGILLSFLFFGLFEFEGVKAGTVICALINGKLIGIISNLMEKHLEFKDALPARRYFDY, via the coding sequence ATGAAGAAACCAGTTTTTTATACAGAATTATCTTATATACTAGGAATAATATTGCTTGCTTTTGGTACTGCCATTATGGAGAAAGCAAATTTGGGAGTTTCCATGGTTGTGGCTCCCGCTTACTTAGTATTTAAGAAATTATCACTTATCTATACTTTCTTTACCTTTGGCATGGCTGAATATATGTTGCAGGCAATACTACTCCTTTTTATGGTACTGCTGCTCCGGAAGTTCCGAGTATCGTATTTATTTTCTTTTCTTACTGCAGTTTATTATGGACTTGTACTGGATGTAAGCATGAGATTAATTGCCCGGTTGGATAGACTTACGCCTGTCATGGGGATTGTCTTCTTTTCTGGTGGTTTGCTGCTTTGCGCGGCAGGTGTTGCTTTTATGTTCCATACCTATATATCACCGGAAGTATATGAATTATTTGTTAAGAAGGTATCAGAAAAATATCATATAAAGCTGTCAACTTTTAAAACGATCTATGACTGTACCAGCTGCCTCATTGGTATATTACTTTCCTTTTTATTCTTCGGCCTGTTTGAATTCGAGGGTGTAAAAGCCGGAACTGTTATCTGTGCTCTTATAAACGGCAAGCTTATTGGAATTATCAGCAATCTAATGGAAAAACATCTTGAGTTTAAGGATGCACTGCCTGCAAGGCGGTATTTCGATTATTGA
- a CDS encoding TetR/AcrR family transcriptional regulator, translated as MKESISTRMHILECAIDLFKESGFDNVTIKNICEKSEVAKSTFYYHYQTKEDLIKDFFKTIDINVEQMMQVLLADDECLEQMWQIIELYYKRLLDAGVEITRMVYLKNLVQDKHILGAENAMAKELYLTLLRRARERHVITNIASSNEELYTSLVYSLTGIAYLWCVQNGEFDILAECRRSFETVLGYVPKVKA; from the coding sequence ATGAAAGAATCCATCTCCACCAGGATGCATATATTGGAGTGTGCGATTGATTTATTTAAAGAATCTGGTTTTGACAATGTAACCATTAAAAATATATGTGAAAAGTCAGAGGTAGCCAAAAGCACCTTTTATTATCATTATCAGACCAAGGAAGATCTGATTAAGGATTTTTTTAAAACCATTGACATTAATGTGGAACAGATGATGCAGGTCTTACTGGCAGATGATGAGTGTCTGGAACAGATGTGGCAGATAATTGAACTGTATTATAAAAGACTTTTAGATGCCGGTGTTGAGATTACAAGAATGGTGTATCTGAAGAATCTGGTGCAGGACAAGCACATTTTAGGTGCCGAAAATGCCATGGCCAAGGAACTGTATCTGACCTTGCTGCGACGTGCCAGGGAGAGACATGTAATTACAAATATCGCAAGCAGTAATGAAGAATTATATACTAGCCTTGTCTATTCTTTAACAGGGATAGCCTATCTTTGGTGCGTGCAAAACGGTGAATTTGATATTTTGGCAGAATGCCGCCGTTCTTTTGAAACCGTATTAGGATATGTTCCAAAGGTAAAAGCTTAG
- the rsxA gene encoding electron transport complex subunit RsxA produces the protein MVQLVLVLIAAAFVNNVVLSQFLGLCPFLGVSKKTGTAAGMGAAIIFVITLSSALCSLVYGFILKPLGLEYLKTIVFILLIACLVQFVEMVLKKHSPSLYNSLGVYLPLITTNCAVLGITLINVQEEYDFITSIVSGFGTAVGFTVIIVMMAGVRERIQHNDIPKAFQGYPIVLIAAGLMAIAFLGFAGII, from the coding sequence ATGGTTCAGTTAGTCTTAGTTTTAATAGCGGCAGCATTTGTAAATAACGTAGTACTAAGTCAATTCCTTGGACTGTGTCCTTTTTTAGGAGTTTCAAAAAAAACCGGAACAGCAGCAGGAATGGGAGCGGCTATCATATTCGTCATCACTTTATCCTCTGCTCTTTGCAGCCTTGTATACGGTTTTATCCTTAAACCTTTAGGACTGGAATACTTAAAAACTATTGTTTTTATTCTGCTGATAGCCTGCCTGGTGCAGTTTGTAGAAATGGTGCTGAAAAAGCATAGTCCTTCCCTTTATAATTCACTTGGAGTATATCTCCCCCTTATAACGACCAACTGTGCGGTTCTTGGTATCACTTTGATTAATGTACAGGAAGAGTATGATTTCATTACCAGTATTGTCAGTGGTTTTGGAACAGCAGTTGGTTTTACAGTAATAATCGTAATGATGGCGGGGGTACGTGAACGAATCCAGCATAATGATATACCCAAGGCATTTCAAGGCTATCCAATTGTTTTGATTGCTGCCGGCCTTATGGCGATTGCATTTCTTGGGTTTGCCGGAATCATATAA
- a CDS encoding FMN-binding protein codes for MENKQKKRSSLFKDALVLFVITLIAGLSLAYTNEVTKGPIAVRQLEKKQEAYSKVYTAANEIIPDDELTQAAAAADLSLLDSSYRKVKVNEIGKAIDSNGNIIGYIIAVTTKGGYNPPISMVIGYSLEYEITGFEYLSFNESKSVDKLKNEYRTQYIGKTGEHFSFEEGDGTLVDAISGATISSNGIIEAVNAGIGYLNEYVIGGAGQ; via the coding sequence GTGGAAAATAAGCAAAAAAAACGTTCCTCATTGTTTAAAGATGCCCTCGTTTTATTTGTGATTACTTTGATAGCAGGACTATCTCTAGCATATACCAATGAGGTGACAAAAGGTCCCATAGCTGTAAGACAGCTTGAGAAAAAACAGGAGGCATATTCCAAGGTTTATACAGCTGCAAATGAAATCATTCCTGATGATGAACTTACACAAGCTGCAGCCGCTGCGGACTTAAGCCTGCTAGATTCCTCCTACCGCAAGGTTAAAGTGAATGAAATCGGCAAGGCCATAGATTCCAATGGTAATATCATTGGTTACATCATAGCAGTTACAACGAAGGGCGGCTATAATCCTCCCATCTCAATGGTTATCGGTTATAGCCTTGAGTATGAGATTACCGGTTTTGAGTATCTCTCCTTCAATGAATCTAAAAGTGTTGATAAACTGAAAAATGAATACCGGACACAATATATCGGAAAGACGGGAGAGCATTTTTCCTTTGAGGAAGGTGATGGAACCCTGGTTGATGCCATATCAGGTGCAACAATTTCTTCCAATGGTATTATTGAAGCGGTAAATGCCGGAATAGGGTATTTAAATGAGTATGTTATAGGAGGTGCCGGTCAATGA
- a CDS encoding oxidoreductase produces MKYDSLFTPFKIGSMELKNRIVLSPMGTNSGNIDGTISEDEISYFIERAKGGTGFIIMGCQFLNEELAQGSMEGVLKNNYVIPKLTTLCESVHLYGAKIAAQISCGTGRNAFPSMYGEPPVSSSAIPATLNPDLTCHPLTTEEIKEIMEQFFHSATIAKKAGYDAIEVHAHAGYLIDQFMSPVWNIREDEYGGSPENRMRFAVEIVRSIRRAVGKDMPILFRIALDHRFEGGRTLDDSMELLKILEKEGVDAFDIDAGSYETIEYIFPPSYLGDACMEYVCTPARQAVKVPLLNSGNHTPETAVRLLESGNADLVMFGRPLIADPYLPEKLQKGNREDVRPCIRCNEDCIGRIVTRSTKLSCSVNPQACEEDRFTLKPVTAKKKVVVVGGGPGGLEAARTAALRGLEVALYEKNEFIGGQLAAAATPSFKHQLSSLVAWYKVQLEKLGVQVKLGTEITADSPVLADCDYIVTATGAVPLTPPVKGIDSENVVNVIEAHMKEASVKGSNIVICGGGLSGCDCALELAMDKGKKNVTIVEMKDTVASELMFITAAGLMSKINEYGITLKTGCKVLSIEKDGVQIEDKDGNVSLLPADTVISAFGMRSEKQISEKIKEKYFAKTRIIGDCSQVSKVGSAIRTGFFAAMAIE; encoded by the coding sequence ATGAAATACGATTCACTATTTACCCCCTTTAAAATCGGTTCTATGGAGCTTAAGAACCGTATCGTACTCTCCCCTATGGGCACCAATTCCGGCAATATTGACGGGACAATTTCCGAAGATGAAATCAGTTATTTTATAGAAAGAGCCAAAGGTGGAACCGGTTTTATTATAATGGGCTGCCAGTTTCTTAATGAAGAGCTGGCACAAGGTTCTATGGAAGGTGTACTAAAGAATAATTATGTTATACCTAAATTGACCACCCTTTGTGAATCTGTTCATTTATACGGAGCAAAGATAGCAGCTCAGATCAGCTGCGGTACCGGCCGAAATGCATTCCCCAGTATGTATGGTGAACCTCCGGTATCCTCTTCTGCTATTCCTGCTACCTTAAATCCCGATTTAACTTGTCACCCTTTAACCACAGAAGAGATTAAAGAGATTATGGAGCAATTCTTTCATTCTGCAACCATTGCAAAGAAAGCCGGATACGATGCAATTGAGGTACATGCACATGCAGGTTATTTGATTGATCAGTTTATGTCCCCTGTCTGGAATATCAGAGAGGACGAGTATGGCGGCAGCCCCGAGAACCGGATGCGCTTTGCTGTGGAAATCGTTCGTTCCATCAGAAGAGCCGTAGGCAAAGACATGCCCATTCTGTTCCGAATCGCCCTGGATCATCGTTTCGAAGGTGGCAGAACTTTAGATGACAGTATGGAATTATTGAAAATATTAGAGAAAGAAGGAGTAGATGCTTTCGATATCGATGCCGGTTCCTATGAAACCATAGAATATATCTTCCCTCCCAGCTATTTAGGAGATGCCTGCATGGAATACGTCTGTACTCCTGCCAGACAAGCTGTTAAGGTTCCTTTGTTAAATTCCGGTAACCATACCCCGGAAACAGCAGTCAGACTGTTAGAAAGCGGGAACGCCGACCTTGTAATGTTTGGACGCCCTTTAATTGCTGATCCCTACCTTCCTGAGAAATTACAGAAGGGAAACAGAGAGGATGTAAGACCCTGTATCCGTTGCAATGAGGATTGTATCGGAAGAATCGTTACCAGATCCACAAAGCTTAGCTGCTCCGTTAATCCACAGGCTTGTGAAGAAGATCGCTTTACCCTAAAACCCGTAACCGCAAAGAAGAAAGTAGTTGTAGTGGGCGGAGGTCCAGGTGGACTGGAGGCAGCAAGAACTGCTGCACTTCGCGGTCTTGAGGTTGCTCTCTATGAGAAAAATGAGTTTATCGGTGGCCAATTAGCTGCTGCTGCAACTCCAAGCTTTAAACACCAGCTTTCCTCCTTGGTAGCCTGGTACAAAGTGCAGCTGGAGAAATTGGGCGTTCAGGTGAAGCTGGGTACTGAAATTACAGCAGATTCTCCTGTATTGGCTGATTGCGATTATATCGTTACTGCGACCGGTGCCGTACCTTTAACCCCTCCCGTCAAAGGTATTGACAGTGAAAATGTCGTTAATGTAATAGAAGCACATATGAAGGAGGCTAGCGTAAAAGGCAGCAATATCGTTATCTGCGGTGGTGGTTTGTCCGGTTGCGACTGCGCATTGGAACTGGCAATGGATAAGGGTAAAAAGAATGTTACCATAGTGGAAATGAAGGACACTGTTGCTTCAGAGCTGATGTTTATTACTGCTGCCGGTCTTATGAGCAAAATAAACGAATATGGTATAACCTTAAAAACAGGCTGCAAAGTATTGTCAATCGAAAAAGATGGGGTTCAGATAGAGGATAAGGATGGTAATGTTTCATTGCTGCCCGCTGATACCGTGATATCCGCCTTTGGTATGAGAAGTGAAAAACAGATATCCGAAAAAATCAAAGAAAAATATTTCGCAAAAACCCGAATAATCGGTGACTGCAGTCAGGTCAGCAAGGTGGGTTCTGCCATTCGTACAGGATTCTTTGCCGCTATGGCCATTGAATAA
- a CDS encoding electron transport complex subunit E: MKQNRYTERLINGIIKENPTFIMMLGMCPTLAVTTSGTNGLYMGLTTTVVLMFSNLLISVLRKVIPDKVRIPAYIVVIATMVTIVEMILKAYIPVLNDKLGIYIPLIVVNCIIMGRAEAYAGKNSVGLSLFDGIGMGLGFALALTVIGSIRELLGAGTFFGLQVTPSSFKPISIFVMAPGAFFVLSILTALQNKFKLPSATNGSASSSNLSCGSSCTGCSGSHCYAGTNSRENIIQTDKNTDDNGGKEKK; the protein is encoded by the coding sequence ATGAAACAGAATAGATACACAGAACGATTAATCAACGGTATTATAAAAGAAAATCCTACCTTTATTATGATGCTTGGTATGTGCCCTACCCTTGCTGTAACAACTTCCGGAACAAATGGCTTGTATATGGGCCTTACAACAACAGTTGTATTAATGTTTTCTAATTTACTTATTTCAGTACTTCGAAAAGTAATACCGGATAAGGTCAGAATACCGGCTTATATCGTAGTTATTGCTACCATGGTGACGATTGTTGAGATGATTCTTAAGGCCTATATTCCGGTTTTGAATGATAAACTAGGAATTTATATCCCATTGATTGTGGTAAACTGCATTATTATGGGAAGGGCGGAAGCCTATGCAGGAAAAAACTCTGTAGGATTGTCACTTTTTGACGGAATCGGCATGGGGCTTGGTTTTGCCCTTGCGCTAACAGTGATAGGAAGTATACGTGAATTATTGGGAGCAGGTACATTCTTTGGTTTGCAGGTAACTCCCTCTTCTTTTAAACCTATATCTATCTTTGTAATGGCACCGGGGGCATTCTTTGTTCTGTCTATCCTGACGGCCTTACAGAATAAATTTAAGTTGCCCTCTGCAACTAATGGTTCTGCTTCAAGCTCAAATCTTTCCTGTGGCAGCAGTTGTACAGGCTGCAGCGGAAGCCATTGCTATGCTGGAACTAATAGTAGAGAGAATATAATACAAACCGATAAAAATACAGATGACAATGGTGGAAAGGAGAAGAAGTAA
- a CDS encoding TVP38/TMEM64 family protein, which yields MRKRKITILDCITAMGLLLILLFLYYGYKTKLFVSMEALHDFLEQFGIFADLIFILIQAVQVVIPIIPGSVGCLAGVVVFGPVKGFIYNYTGICMGSMVAFLLARRYGMAMVEKMSKPELIKKYGAWLHSEKFDKWFALAIFLPVAPDDFLCYLAGITKISFRKFTFIILAGKPLAIIAYSLGLNLIFTAFIQYIIPFFK from the coding sequence ATGAGAAAGAGAAAAATTACAATTTTGGATTGTATCACAGCTATGGGGCTGCTGTTGATATTATTGTTCCTATACTATGGTTATAAAACTAAGTTATTTGTATCAATGGAAGCTTTGCATGATTTTCTGGAGCAGTTCGGAATCTTTGCGGATCTGATCTTTATCTTAATACAGGCAGTACAGGTGGTAATCCCGATTATTCCGGGGTCAGTAGGCTGTCTGGCAGGCGTGGTAGTATTTGGTCCGGTTAAAGGCTTTATCTACAATTATACCGGTATTTGTATGGGTTCAATGGTTGCTTTTCTGCTGGCAAGGCGTTATGGCATGGCGATGGTGGAGAAGATGTCAAAGCCAGAGCTGATAAAAAAATATGGGGCCTGGCTGCATAGTGAAAAATTTGATAAATGGTTCGCATTAGCTATTTTTCTACCGGTAGCTCCTGATGATTTTCTGTGTTATCTGGCTGGAATCACCAAAATATCCTTCCGTAAATTTACTTTTATTATACTTGCAGGCAAACCACTGGCGATTATAGCCTACTCTTTGGGCCTGAATCTGATATTTACAGCATTTATCCAATATATAATTCCATTCTTTAAGTAG
- a CDS encoding RnfABCDGE type electron transport complex subunit B, with protein sequence MDIQVLLSTAGILAVDPGLIGTATAVVGGTGLLIGLFLGFAAKKFEVEVDEKELKVRELLPGANCGGCGYAGCDACAKAIAEGNAKIDVCPVANQEAYNAIAEVMGTTGEVKDKEVAFVKCAGTCDKVKLNYIYYGIKDCKKASIVPGNADKKCNYGCMGFGSCVKVCLFDAMHIVDGIAVVDKDKCTACGMCRKECPNNLIDIIPYESGTQVSCNSRNKGKDVKEACSIGCIGCKLCEKQCEFDAIHVTDNLALIDYSKCTNCGKCAAACPVKVIRIK encoded by the coding sequence ATGGATATACAGGTACTGTTAAGTACAGCCGGAATTCTGGCTGTAGATCCTGGGTTAATCGGAACTGCCACGGCTGTTGTAGGCGGAACGGGACTGCTCATTGGATTGTTTTTGGGCTTTGCGGCAAAAAAATTTGAAGTGGAAGTTGATGAAAAGGAGCTAAAGGTCAGAGAACTGCTGCCGGGGGCTAATTGCGGCGGGTGTGGTTATGCAGGCTGTGATGCCTGTGCCAAGGCAATAGCAGAAGGAAATGCCAAGATTGATGTCTGCCCCGTTGCCAATCAGGAAGCTTATAATGCGATTGCAGAGGTTATGGGGACAACCGGAGAAGTAAAGGATAAAGAAGTAGCCTTTGTAAAATGTGCCGGTACTTGTGATAAAGTTAAACTCAATTATATTTATTACGGCATCAAGGATTGTAAGAAAGCTTCTATAGTGCCAGGCAATGCTGATAAGAAGTGCAATTATGGTTGCATGGGTTTTGGTTCCTGTGTGAAGGTTTGCCTTTTTGATGCCATGCATATAGTGGATGGAATTGCTGTTGTCGATAAGGATAAATGTACTGCATGTGGTATGTGCAGGAAGGAATGTCCGAATAATCTGATTGATATCATTCCATATGAGTCAGGTACTCAGGTATCCTGCAATTCCAGAAACAAAGGAAAAGATGTAAAAGAAGCGTGTTCTATCGGGTGTATCGGTTGTAAGCTCTGTGAAAAGCAGTGTGAGTTTGATGCCATCCATGTAACAGATAATCTGGCATTGATTGATTACAGTAAATGTACCAATTGTGGAAAATGCGCAGCTGCGTGCCCCGTAAAAGTGATTCGTATCAAATAA
- a CDS encoding MFS transporter has translation MKKDYTKTIRTCFIGYIVQAIVNNFVPLLFITLQQNYSIPLSKITLLVTINFGLQLLVDMVCAGFIDKIGYKVSAVAAHVLSATGLIALTIFPDIFPDPFTGLLAAVVIYAAGGGLLEVLISPIVEACPTDNKEKAMSMLHSFYCWGQVGVVLLSTIYFAFFGLEHWKYLAVLWALIPIYNAVMFTRVPIASLDSGEHGGLSFKALVQNKLFWLLMLFMVCAGASEQSVSQWASAFAERGLGVSKTLGDLTGPMMFAIMMGTSRLIYGRYGERLNLNKFMRYSVILCIGSYLLISLSTLPVLGLIGCGICGLSVGILWPGTFSMAAANIRGGGTAMFAFLALAGDLGCSAGPTVVGIASSYFDNNLKIGILAATIFPVILIIGLLRKTGVKQLT, from the coding sequence ATGAAAAAAGATTATACCAAGACGATACGCACTTGTTTTATCGGATATATCGTACAGGCAATCGTTAACAATTTTGTACCGTTACTGTTTATCACCTTACAGCAAAATTACAGTATTCCATTAAGCAAGATCACCTTGCTGGTTACGATTAACTTTGGGTTACAGCTCCTGGTGGATATGGTTTGTGCAGGTTTTATTGATAAGATTGGCTATAAGGTATCAGCGGTAGCTGCACATGTGCTTTCTGCTACCGGATTAATAGCACTTACCATTTTTCCTGATATTTTTCCCGACCCATTCACCGGACTGCTTGCAGCAGTTGTAATTTATGCAGCCGGTGGCGGTTTACTGGAAGTACTTATCAGTCCCATAGTAGAGGCCTGTCCAACGGATAACAAAGAAAAGGCTATGAGCATGCTGCATTCCTTTTATTGTTGGGGACAGGTAGGAGTAGTACTTCTATCCACCATTTATTTCGCTTTCTTTGGTCTGGAGCATTGGAAGTACCTGGCTGTTCTATGGGCTTTGATACCAATTTATAATGCAGTCATGTTTACCCGGGTTCCAATCGCATCACTGGATAGCGGAGAGCATGGAGGTCTATCATTTAAGGCTCTGGTACAGAATAAATTATTCTGGCTTCTGATGCTCTTCATGGTATGTGCAGGTGCAAGTGAACAATCTGTCAGTCAGTGGGCTTCTGCTTTTGCTGAACGAGGTTTGGGAGTCAGCAAGACACTGGGAGATTTGACAGGACCTATGATGTTTGCCATTATGATGGGAACCTCAAGATTAATTTATGGAAGGTATGGAGAAAGACTCAATCTGAATAAATTTATGCGTTACAGTGTAATTTTGTGCATCGGCTCCTATCTCTTGATCTCCTTATCGACCCTTCCAGTGCTGGGACTGATTGGCTGTGGTATCTGTGGACTGTCGGTTGGAATCCTGTGGCCTGGAACGTTTAGTATGGCAGCTGCCAACATACGGGGTGGTGGTACTGCTATGTTTGCATTTCTTGCACTTGCAGGGGACCTGGGCTGTTCGGCAGGGCCTACTGTGGTTGGGATTGCTTCCTCCTATTTTGATAATAATTTAAAAATCGGTATTTTAGCAGCTACTATATTTCCTGTGATTCTTATAATAGGACTGCTTCGAAAAACAGGTGTAAAGCAATTAACCTGA
- a CDS encoding DUF6985 domain-containing protein, whose amino-acid sequence MLDAVFGELKTEDECDWLGKQILDFGGDIHNVELLIHGEDGCEITDRQRTAFKCFMEKWPKLQTELIEALIKYYNEEERFAWGPDNEKEFAEWWPEIETKETLLQAVTLETIVVANDFLMDDDRLIIYLLFSRKWGGEDYDDNGIGVRYLNEKIDEIAHKDIAF is encoded by the coding sequence ATGCTGGATGCGGTATTTGGCGAATTGAAAACAGAGGATGAATGTGATTGGCTTGGAAAGCAGATACTTGATTTCGGTGGAGATATACATAATGTGGAGTTATTAATACACGGAGAAGATGGTTGTGAGATTACCGATAGGCAGAGAACGGCATTCAAGTGTTTTATGGAGAAATGGCCAAAGTTACAGACAGAACTGATTGAAGCACTCATCAAATACTATAATGAGGAAGAACGTTTTGCTTGGGGGCCGGATAACGAAAAGGAATTCGCTGAATGGTGGCCGGAAATTGAAACGAAAGAAACTCTCTTGCAGGCAGTCACATTGGAGACAATCGTAGTCGCTAATGATTTCTTGATGGATGATGACAGACTTATTATCTATTTGCTTTTTTCAAGGAAATGGGGTGGTGAAGACTATGATGATAATGGAATCGGTGTCCGCTACCTAAACGAGAAGATTGATGAAATCGCTCATAAGGATATCGCATTTTGA
- a CDS encoding RnfABCDGE type electron transport complex subunit D, translating into MSDLFHVSAAPHTRSPITTKHIMRDVVIALMPASLFGIYNFGLNALLILITTVTVCLLTEYIYCRAMKKPVTTSDFSAVVTGLLLAFNLPVGLPLWMAALGGIFAIVVVKMVFGGLGQNFMNPALAARAFLLISFSDNMADFAVKQISSPKVTDYILHGAIVADGVSGATPLQMLKSGESINLLEKLIGSVGGSIGETSALAIILGGLYLIFRKVISYRIPVIYILTVVVFLLLFSGEGADMNYLTGQILGGGLLLGAFFMATDYVTSPTTPKGQILFGVLLGVLTGIFRIFGKSPEGVSYAILLGNILVPLIEKVTIPTPFGKERAVSGK; encoded by the coding sequence GTGAGCGATTTATTTCATGTATCTGCGGCACCTCATACAAGAAGCCCTATTACAACAAAGCATATTATGCGGGATGTAGTTATTGCACTTATGCCTGCAAGTTTATTTGGCATTTATAATTTCGGATTAAACGCATTACTTATTCTGATAACAACTGTTACTGTCTGTCTTTTGACAGAATATATCTATTGCAGAGCTATGAAAAAGCCGGTAACTACCAGTGATTTCAGTGCTGTGGTTACTGGTCTATTGTTAGCCTTTAACCTTCCGGTAGGTTTGCCACTTTGGATGGCAGCTTTAGGCGGAATATTTGCAATTGTAGTCGTTAAGATGGTATTCGGAGGATTGGGACAGAATTTTATGAACCCGGCTCTTGCAGCCAGAGCTTTTCTGCTAATCAGCTTTTCTGACAACATGGCTGATTTTGCTGTAAAGCAGATCAGTTCCCCAAAAGTTACAGATTACATATTGCATGGAGCCATAGTTGCAGATGGAGTTTCAGGGGCAACACCTTTACAAATGTTAAAATCCGGTGAAAGTATTAATCTATTAGAAAAATTAATTGGTTCGGTAGGGGGAAGTATTGGTGAAACCAGCGCTCTGGCCATTATCCTTGGCGGACTGTATCTGATATTCAGAAAGGTAATATCTTATAGGATTCCTGTCATATATATTCTTACAGTGGTTGTCTTCCTTCTCTTATTTTCAGGAGAAGGAGCCGATATGAATTATTTAACGGGGCAAATTCTTGGTGGTGGTCTGTTATTAGGAGCATTCTTTATGGCAACCGATTATGTAACAAGCCCGACAACACCAAAAGGGCAGATTTTGTTTGGAGTACTATTAGGTGTATTAACAGGAATATTCCGTATTTTTGGAAAAAGTCCGGAAGGTGTTTCTTACGCCATCCTGCTTGGCAACATCCTTGTACCTTTGATAGAAAAGGTTACGATACCTACACCTTTTGGAAAGGAGCGTGCTGTTAGTGGAAAATAA